In uncultured Draconibacterium sp., one genomic interval encodes:
- a CDS encoding glycine betaine/L-proline ABC transporter ATP-binding protein, protein MSDNRKTKIKVEDLTLIFGKRKQEALKLLEQGVSKEEILKRTKCTIGVNRASFEIKEGEVFVIMGLSGSGKSTLIRCLNRLNEPTAGKVIFDDHDITRETNKELLETRRTEMSMVFQKFGLLPHRTILENAGFGLELRGESKEDRDARAKTALETVGLKGYEAQYPAELSGGMQQRVGLARALANDPEVLLMDEAFSALDPLIKSDMQDELLEIQDKLHKTIVSITHDLDEAIKIGDRIAIMKDGVVEQIGTAEDILTNPASEYVEAFVEKVDRKTIITAETLMFKKHTALEIHKDGPKGAVRKMRSIAVDQLPVVDEHKKFLGHVWLQDVLELEKEQEKSLEKAINTNVPSVYKHYTVEEMLPLITGIRHPLAVIEEETGKFLGLVTQTSLIIEATRFEKKEVIKLKEQANEL, encoded by the coding sequence ATGTCGGATAATAGAAAAACAAAAATTAAGGTTGAAGACCTGACACTGATCTTCGGCAAACGTAAACAAGAAGCACTGAAGTTATTGGAACAAGGTGTTTCAAAGGAAGAGATCCTGAAAAGAACGAAGTGCACCATTGGTGTTAATCGTGCCAGTTTCGAAATAAAAGAAGGGGAAGTTTTTGTGATCATGGGACTTTCAGGAAGTGGAAAATCGACTTTAATTCGCTGCCTAAACCGCTTAAACGAGCCAACGGCAGGGAAAGTAATTTTCGATGATCACGACATAACACGCGAAACCAATAAAGAATTACTGGAAACACGCAGAACAGAAATGAGTATGGTATTCCAAAAATTTGGACTACTTCCCCACCGTACCATTCTGGAGAATGCAGGTTTTGGTTTGGAACTTCGCGGTGAAAGCAAAGAAGATCGCGATGCAAGAGCGAAAACAGCACTCGAAACCGTTGGTTTAAAAGGTTACGAAGCGCAATATCCGGCTGAATTGTCGGGAGGGATGCAGCAGCGTGTTGGTTTGGCCCGTGCGCTTGCCAACGATCCGGAGGTTTTGCTAATGGACGAAGCGTTCTCGGCACTCGACCCGCTGATTAAATCAGATATGCAGGACGAGTTGCTGGAGATACAGGATAAACTGCACAAAACAATTGTTTCTATTACGCACGACCTCGACGAGGCCATTAAAATTGGCGACCGCATTGCCATTATGAAAGATGGTGTGGTGGAACAAATTGGTACTGCTGAGGATATTCTTACGAACCCGGCCAGTGAATATGTTGAGGCTTTTGTGGAAAAAGTAGACCGGAAAACGATTATTACCGCAGAAACCTTAATGTTTAAAAAGCATACCGCCCTGGAAATTCACAAAGACGGGCCAAAAGGTGCTGTTCGTAAAATGCGTTCTATCGCTGTTGACCAATTGCCGGTAGTTGATGAACACAAAAAATTCCTGGGGCATGTTTGGTTGCAGGATGTTCTTGAACTGGAAAAGGAGCAGGAAAAGTCGTTAGAAAAAGCAATAAACACAAACGTACCAAGTGTTTACAAGCACTATACTGTTGAAGAAATGCTACCACTGATTACCGGTATAAGGCACCCGCTTGCGGTAATTGAAGAAGAAACAGGGAAATTTCTCGGCCTCGTGACACAAACCTCGTTGATTATTGAGGCTACACGCTTCGAGAAAAAAGAAGTGATTAAATTAAAAGAACAAGCTAACGAATTATAG
- a CDS encoding serine hydrolase, with translation MKTQIQVTGIAILFFILAAASCNSTSKNYNYQVPEQTNDGLQVAALEISGIDSTLIIGAAERIEKGKYGEIHSMLIYKNDKLVFEDYFEGHKYQWDAPGHKGDFITWDATTPHVLQSATKSFVSMCFGIAIEKGFIKSIEQSIFDYLPDYQNYNADNKDYVTIKTLLTMTSGFQWDEWSSALSSTQNDAIGIYFSDKDPVEFVLQRPLIAVPGTHFTYSGGDMQILGEILMNATGMNIDEFSEKYLFGPLGIESNDWWLRYDTGEISTGGGLKLTPRDMLKVGVLFLNDGVWSGRRIISKEWVDKCGHPFGPNYGIKIPGEDLGTVGYGYTWWTKQYEEYGRMYCALGWGGQKIMVFPDLNAVIVFTGANFKSKVKQNRILEKYILPAIK, from the coding sequence ATGAAAACACAAATACAAGTAACAGGTATAGCCATCTTATTTTTTATTCTGGCAGCTGCCAGCTGTAACAGTACAAGTAAAAACTACAATTACCAGGTTCCGGAACAAACAAACGATGGGCTACAAGTTGCAGCTCTGGAAATATCAGGTATTGATTCAACACTGATAATTGGTGCTGCAGAACGGATTGAGAAAGGGAAATACGGAGAAATTCATTCGATGCTGATATACAAAAATGATAAGTTGGTTTTCGAAGATTATTTTGAGGGACATAAATACCAATGGGATGCTCCGGGGCATAAAGGAGATTTTATAACCTGGGATGCAACTACACCACACGTGCTGCAATCGGCCACTAAAAGTTTTGTATCGATGTGTTTTGGCATTGCCATTGAAAAGGGATTTATTAAAAGTATTGAGCAGTCGATTTTTGATTACCTGCCTGATTACCAAAACTACAATGCTGACAACAAAGACTATGTTACGATAAAAACCTTGTTAACCATGACATCGGGCTTTCAATGGGATGAATGGAGCTCTGCATTGAGCAGTACTCAAAATGATGCTATCGGCATTTATTTTTCCGATAAAGATCCTGTTGAATTTGTATTACAGCGCCCGTTGATTGCTGTTCCCGGAACACATTTTACCTATTCAGGGGGCGACATGCAAATTCTGGGAGAAATTCTAATGAATGCAACCGGAATGAATATCGACGAATTTTCGGAGAAGTATTTATTCGGGCCACTTGGAATTGAATCAAATGACTGGTGGTTAAGATACGACACAGGCGAAATCAGTACCGGCGGAGGTTTAAAACTCACACCGCGGGACATGCTAAAAGTTGGCGTACTGTTTTTAAACGATGGCGTTTGGAGTGGTCGGCGGATTATTTCAAAAGAGTGGGTTGATAAATGTGGACATCCGTTTGGGCCGAATTATGGCATTAAAATTCCGGGAGAAGATTTGGGAACTGTGGGATACGGATACACGTGGTGGACCAAACAATACGAAGAATATGGACGCATGTACTGCGCTCTTGGCTGGGGTGGACAGAAAATTATGGTTTTCCCGGATTTAAATGCAGTTATTGTGTTTACCGGTGCGAACTTCAAATCGAAGGTGAAGCAGAATCGTATTTTGGAGAAATACATTTTGCCAGCGATTAAATAA
- a CDS encoding tetratricopeptide repeat protein, whose protein sequence is MKKTIILLALVFSVSAVFAQKGKVTSAQNLKDSGKLDQALEAIKEATDATNDKAEKSLSWPKTWEVRGEIYQAIFASQDANVKALSDDPLTVALESYKKALELDENDKFSKSVKIKLTLLTNDLTNQAVEAFNNNDYELALKSFEQILEIQDIPVVKEDNPDAVDTVILFNSGLAAYNAQNYNKAVQYYGEAAKYGYNGARTYALISDSYIQMQDTVNALKAVQEGFEKYPEDNNVLTSMIDLYMKIGKNEEALKYLDMAIEQDPNNVTYYFAKGALYEKFGEEESAVAAYEKASEVDPTFFNAYYNLGALYYNKGVKQIEVANAVPANENEKYEAELKKADVWFEKALPYMEKCHELNPEDEMTLESLKNLYYRMKNMDKYNEVLEMLGQ, encoded by the coding sequence ATGAAAAAAACTATCATTCTTCTGGCCTTGGTTTTTTCAGTTTCAGCAGTATTTGCGCAGAAAGGAAAAGTAACAAGTGCTCAGAACCTTAAAGATTCAGGCAAATTAGATCAAGCATTGGAAGCTATCAAAGAAGCTACTGATGCTACAAATGATAAAGCTGAGAAGTCTCTTTCCTGGCCAAAAACATGGGAAGTAAGAGGCGAAATTTATCAGGCTATTTTTGCAAGTCAGGACGCAAATGTAAAAGCTTTAAGTGATGATCCGTTAACAGTTGCGTTAGAGTCGTACAAAAAAGCACTCGAACTGGATGAGAACGATAAGTTCTCGAAAAGTGTAAAAATTAAGTTGACCTTGTTAACCAACGACCTGACAAACCAGGCTGTTGAAGCTTTCAATAACAATGACTACGAACTGGCATTAAAGTCATTCGAGCAAATCCTTGAAATTCAAGATATTCCTGTTGTAAAAGAGGATAATCCTGATGCAGTAGATACTGTAATTTTATTCAACTCGGGTTTGGCTGCTTACAATGCTCAGAATTATAATAAAGCTGTTCAATACTACGGCGAGGCCGCTAAATATGGTTATAACGGGGCAAGAACGTACGCTTTAATTTCTGATTCGTACATTCAAATGCAAGACACAGTTAATGCGTTAAAAGCTGTACAGGAAGGTTTTGAGAAATATCCGGAAGACAACAACGTATTGACAAGTATGATTGATCTTTACATGAAAATTGGTAAAAACGAAGAAGCATTGAAATACCTGGATATGGCCATTGAGCAAGATCCAAACAATGTAACTTATTATTTTGCCAAAGGTGCATTATATGAAAAATTTGGTGAAGAAGAAAGTGCAGTAGCAGCGTATGAAAAAGCGTCTGAAGTTGATCCAACATTCTTTAACGCATATTACAATTTAGGTGCACTTTATTACAATAAAGGTGTAAAACAAATTGAAGTAGCTAATGCAGTTCCGGCTAACGAAAATGAAAAATACGAAGCTGAATTGAAAAAAGCTGATGTGTGGTTTGAAAAAGCACTTCCATATATGGAAAAATGTCATGAGTTAAATCCAGAGGATGAAATGACATTAGAGTCGCTTAAGAACCTTTACTACCGTATGAAAAATATGGACAAGTACAACGAAGTTCTTGAAATGCTAGGACAATAG
- the gyrA gene encoding DNA gyrase subunit A, protein MTEGEKIIRINIEEQMKSAYIDYSMSVIVSRALPDVRDGFKPVHRRVLFGMHELGILSNRPYKKSARIVGEVLGKFHPHGDSSVYFTMVRMAQPWSLRYPMVDGQGNFGSVDGDSPAAMRYTEARMSKISEETLADLDKNTVDFQPNFDESLSEPTVLPTKIPQLLVNGASGIAVGMATNMAPHNLSDVIDATIAYVNNNDIEMEELIDIVKAPDFPTGGIIYGYQGVKDAYETGRGRIVIRGKAHIENEGGREKIVVTEIPYMVNRAEMIQKTADLVNEKKIEGISNVNDESDREGMRVVYDLKRDAMSNVVLNKLYKYTQLQTSFSVNSIALVHGRPKILNLKDLIKHFVDHRHEVVTRRTQYELEQAEKRAHILEGLIIASDNIDEVIAIIRGSSTPEEARNKLIERFELSDVQSRAIVEMRLRQLTGLEQDKLRKEYEEIMAQIENYKAILADVNLRMQIIKDELQEVKDKYGDERRTEIVPNAEEFNPEDFYADEEMVITISHLGYIKRTPLTEFRTQGRGGIGSKGSTTRDEDFLEHIIIASMHNTLLLFTEKGKCYWLKVYEIPEGTRASKGRAIQNMLNIEPDDQVLAFIKVKTLADQEFINNNYIILATKKGIIKKTTLEAYSRPRQNGVNAITIKEGDQLLEARLTNGNSEVMLAVRSGKAIRFNESIVRAIGRTASGVRGITLGHENDEVIGMVCVMDENEDILVVAENGYGKRSKIDDYRVTNRGGKGVKTLNITEKTGELVAIKSVSDDNDLMIITQKGITIRLAVNTISVLGRATQGVRVINLREDDTIASVARIAVEEGSSENETDENAEGVDNEENNLEQE, encoded by the coding sequence ATGACAGAAGGTGAAAAGATTATCAGAATAAACATTGAAGAGCAGATGAAGTCTGCCTATATTGATTATTCAATGTCGGTAATTGTTTCGCGTGCATTACCCGATGTACGCGATGGTTTTAAACCGGTACACCGCCGGGTTTTATTTGGTATGCACGAGCTTGGAATACTTTCCAATCGTCCGTATAAAAAGTCGGCCAGGATTGTTGGTGAGGTACTTGGTAAGTTCCACCCGCATGGCGACTCTTCAGTTTATTTTACCATGGTACGTATGGCGCAGCCCTGGTCGTTGCGTTACCCGATGGTCGATGGTCAGGGGAACTTTGGTTCTGTTGATGGTGACAGCCCGGCAGCAATGCGTTATACCGAGGCTCGTATGTCTAAGATTTCGGAAGAAACTTTGGCCGACCTGGACAAAAATACTGTTGATTTCCAGCCAAACTTCGATGAATCGTTAAGCGAACCAACTGTTCTGCCAACAAAAATACCGCAGCTGCTTGTAAATGGAGCATCGGGTATTGCTGTGGGTATGGCCACGAATATGGCTCCGCACAACCTTAGTGATGTTATTGATGCTACCATTGCATACGTTAATAACAATGATATTGAAATGGAAGAGCTTATCGATATCGTTAAAGCTCCCGATTTTCCAACAGGTGGTATTATTTATGGTTATCAAGGAGTTAAGGATGCATATGAAACCGGAAGGGGACGTATTGTTATCAGAGGTAAAGCGCATATCGAAAATGAAGGTGGCCGTGAGAAAATTGTTGTAACCGAGATTCCATACATGGTTAACCGTGCAGAAATGATTCAGAAAACTGCCGACCTGGTTAACGAAAAGAAAATTGAAGGAATTTCGAATGTAAACGACGAGTCGGACCGTGAAGGTATGCGTGTTGTTTATGATTTGAAACGCGATGCAATGAGCAACGTGGTTTTAAATAAACTATATAAATATACCCAGTTGCAAACTTCGTTTAGTGTTAACAGTATTGCGCTGGTACATGGTCGCCCAAAAATTCTAAACCTGAAAGACCTGATCAAACACTTTGTTGATCACCGTCACGAAGTGGTAACACGCCGTACACAGTACGAACTCGAGCAAGCCGAAAAACGTGCACATATTCTTGAAGGACTGATTATTGCCAGCGATAATATCGACGAAGTAATTGCTATTATCCGCGGATCATCAACTCCTGAAGAAGCACGAAACAAACTGATTGAACGATTTGAATTAAGTGACGTACAATCGCGTGCAATTGTTGAAATGCGTTTACGTCAGTTAACCGGTCTTGAGCAAGACAAACTTCGTAAAGAATACGAGGAAATTATGGCGCAAATCGAAAACTATAAAGCCATCCTTGCCGACGTTAACTTACGTATGCAAATCATAAAAGACGAACTGCAGGAAGTTAAAGACAAATACGGCGATGAGCGTCGAACTGAAATTGTTCCAAACGCAGAAGAATTTAACCCTGAAGATTTTTATGCCGATGAAGAAATGGTTATTACTATTTCGCATTTAGGTTATATAAAACGTACGCCACTAACCGAGTTCAGAACTCAGGGCAGGGGAGGAATAGGTTCGAAAGGAAGTACAACCCGTGATGAAGACTTCCTGGAGCACATTATTATTGCCTCAATGCATAACACCCTTTTACTATTTACTGAAAAAGGAAAATGTTACTGGCTGAAGGTGTATGAAATTCCGGAAGGAACCAGGGCTTCAAAAGGTCGTGCAATTCAAAACATGTTAAATATTGAGCCTGACGATCAGGTATTGGCATTTATTAAAGTGAAAACACTGGCCGATCAGGAATTCATCAATAATAACTACATTATTCTTGCTACCAAAAAAGGTATTATCAAGAAAACAACTTTAGAAGCTTATTCTCGTCCACGCCAAAATGGAGTTAATGCAATTACCATTAAAGAAGGCGACCAGTTACTGGAAGCTCGTTTGACAAATGGTAACAGCGAAGTTATGCTTGCAGTGCGTTCCGGAAAGGCAATTCGTTTCAACGAAAGTATCGTTCGGGCAATTGGTAGAACAGCATCCGGAGTGCGCGGTATCACACTTGGTCATGAAAATGATGAAGTAATTGGTATGGTTTGTGTAATGGATGAGAATGAAGATATCCTGGTAGTTGCCGAAAATGGATATGGAAAACGTTCTAAAATTGATGATTACCGTGTTACTAACCGTGGCGGAAAAGGTGTGAAAACACTGAATATAACCGAAAAAACCGGTGAATTGGTAGCGATAAAAAGTGTTTCAGATGATAACGATCTGATGATTATCACACAAAAAGGAATTACTATTCGTTTAGCAGTTAATACCATATCTGTACTTGGAAGAGCAACTCAGGGAGTACGCGTAATCAATTTAAGAGAAGACGACACCATTGCATCGGTTGCCCGAATTGCAGTTGAAGAAGGCAGTTCAGAAAACGAAACTGACGAAAATGCTGAAGGTGTTGATAATGAAGAAAATAACTTAGAACAAGAATAA
- a CDS encoding ATP-dependent Clp protease ATP-binding subunit has product MDSQFSPRIKDIIGYSREEAIRLGNDYIGQEHLFLGILREGEGTATDILENLGVDLVEVKQLIESKVRTDKDINQKADLIMLKSTEKTLKLIYLEARSFKSATANSGHLLLAILKDNDSLITQLLVELGINYYMVKSQLQDYQQPEAKSDFPENDDDEPGEGFGKGPSGGPSSKKAAGAKSDTPVLDNFGIDITKLAEENSLDPIVGREKEIERLAQILSRRKKNNPILIGEPGVGKSAIAEGLALRIIGKKVSRILFDKRVVSLDIASIVAGTKYRGQFEERMKAILNELSKVNNVILFIDEIHTIVGAGGATGSLDAANMLKPALARGDIQCIGATTLDEYRQQIEKDGALERRFQKVMVDPTSVDETIEILNNIKDRYEDHHNVTFTPEAIESCVKLTARYITDRYLPDKAIDALDEAGSRVHISNINVPDSIVKLEEKIEKTKEDKIAAVKSQNFELAANYRDKEKNLLTLLEDAKEQWEKDLLNHRETVDEHKVAEVVAMMSGIPVQRIAQAEGKRLMNMGNDLKGKVIGQDEAIAKIVKAIQRNRAGLKDPNRPIGTFIFLGPTGVGKTQLAKVLTTYLFDNLDSLIRIDMSEYMEKFAVSRLVGAPPGYVGYEEGGQLTEKVRRKPYSVVLLDEIEKAHPDVFNILLQLMDEGRLTDSLGRNIDFKNTIVIMTSNIGSRQLKDFGRGVGFATAKTPEEENEHTKYIIQKALKKAFAPEFLNRIDDVVMFNQLEKKHIHSIIDIEIEGLYKRVESLNYKLKISPAAKDFIAEKGYDPQFGARPLKRAIQKYLEDEMAEIIIKASITEGDTISVGFDKKNEKLQMRILSNKKALKE; this is encoded by the coding sequence ATGGATTCACAATTTTCACCAAGAATTAAAGACATTATCGGATACAGCCGGGAGGAGGCAATTCGTTTGGGGAATGATTATATAGGCCAGGAGCATCTTTTTTTGGGAATTTTGAGAGAAGGCGAAGGTACTGCCACTGATATTCTTGAAAACCTGGGTGTTGACCTGGTTGAAGTAAAACAACTAATCGAAAGCAAGGTACGCACAGATAAAGATATCAATCAGAAAGCGGATTTGATTATGCTTAAATCAACCGAAAAAACGTTGAAATTGATTTACCTTGAAGCACGATCGTTTAAGAGCGCAACTGCCAACAGCGGCCATCTTTTGCTGGCGATATTGAAAGACAACGACAGCTTGATAACTCAATTGCTTGTTGAACTGGGTATTAATTATTACATGGTTAAGTCGCAGTTGCAAGACTATCAGCAGCCTGAAGCAAAATCAGATTTTCCTGAAAACGACGACGATGAGCCGGGCGAAGGTTTTGGTAAAGGCCCGTCGGGCGGACCAAGTTCGAAGAAAGCTGCCGGAGCAAAATCGGATACACCTGTACTCGATAATTTTGGTATTGATATTACCAAACTGGCAGAAGAAAACAGCCTTGATCCAATTGTAGGTCGCGAAAAAGAGATTGAGCGACTGGCACAAATCCTGAGTCGACGCAAAAAGAACAATCCAATTTTAATTGGAGAACCCGGCGTTGGAAAATCGGCTATTGCCGAAGGATTGGCACTTCGTATCATAGGTAAAAAAGTATCAAGAATATTATTCGACAAACGCGTTGTAAGTCTTGATATTGCTTCGATTGTGGCGGGGACAAAATACCGAGGGCAGTTTGAGGAGCGTATGAAAGCGATTTTAAATGAGCTATCGAAAGTGAACAATGTTATTTTGTTTATCGACGAGATTCATACGATTGTAGGAGCCGGTGGCGCAACCGGATCGCTCGATGCGGCCAACATGTTAAAACCTGCTTTGGCACGTGGCGATATTCAATGTATTGGAGCTACAACATTGGATGAATACCGTCAGCAAATTGAAAAAGACGGTGCTTTGGAACGTCGTTTCCAAAAAGTAATGGTTGATCCAACTTCGGTAGACGAAACCATTGAAATTCTGAATAACATTAAAGATCGTTACGAAGATCACCACAATGTAACTTTTACGCCTGAAGCGATTGAAAGCTGTGTAAAATTAACTGCACGCTACATTACCGATCGTTATTTACCGGACAAAGCCATCGATGCACTTGACGAAGCGGGCTCGCGTGTTCATATTTCGAATATCAATGTTCCGGATAGCATTGTTAAGCTGGAAGAGAAGATAGAGAAAACGAAAGAGGATAAAATTGCTGCAGTTAAAAGTCAGAATTTTGAGCTGGCGGCCAATTATCGTGATAAAGAAAAAAACCTGCTCACTCTTTTGGAAGATGCAAAAGAACAGTGGGAAAAAGATTTGTTGAATCACCGGGAAACGGTTGATGAACACAAAGTGGCTGAAGTGGTGGCCATGATGTCGGGAATTCCGGTACAGCGTATTGCGCAAGCCGAAGGGAAACGCCTGATGAATATGGGTAATGATCTGAAAGGCAAAGTCATAGGACAAGACGAGGCAATTGCCAAAATCGTTAAGGCCATTCAGCGTAACCGTGCAGGATTGAAAGACCCAAACCGGCCGATCGGAACATTTATTTTCCTTGGGCCTACAGGTGTTGGAAAAACCCAGTTGGCAAAAGTTTTAACCACTTATTTGTTCGACAATCTGGATTCGCTGATACGAATTGACATGAGTGAATACATGGAAAAATTTGCGGTGTCGCGGTTAGTTGGAGCGCCTCCGGGATATGTGGGATACGAAGAAGGCGGACAGTTGACTGAAAAAGTAAGAAGAAAGCCCTACTCTGTTGTTTTACTCGACGAAATTGAGAAAGCACATCCTGATGTATTTAATATTTTGCTTCAGTTGATGGACGAAGGACGTTTGACCGATAGTTTGGGGCGCAATATTGATTTCAAAAATACGATTGTCATTATGACATCGAATATTGGCTCTCGTCAGTTAAAAGATTTCGGTCGTGGTGTTGGTTTCGCAACGGCTAAAACACCTGAAGAGGAAAACGAGCATACAAAATACATTATTCAGAAAGCGCTGAAAAAGGCATTTGCTCCGGAATTCCTGAACCGCATCGACGATGTTGTGATGTTCAACCAACTGGAGAAAAAGCATATTCACAGCATTATCGACATAGAAATAGAAGGTTTGTACAAGCGTGTTGAGTCATTGAATTACAAGCTTAAAATTTCTCCGGCAGCAAAAGATTTTATTGCCGAAAAAGGCTATGATCCTCAGTTTGGTGCCCGACCATTAAAACGAGCCATCCAGAAATATCTGGAAGATGAAATGGCAGAAATTATAATAAAGGCGTCAATTACCGAAGGCGATACCATTTCTGTAGGTTTTGATAAGAAAAATGAAAAACTTCAGATGCGTATTTTATCCAATAAAAAAGCATTGAAGGAATAA
- a CDS encoding SpoIIE family protein phosphatase, which translates to MLNKSIAYRLSVYISLAVIGVFIAFIGIFFLFNQTLIKESVKNKAMSQSTHVTSQVQRYIVTTSEVAGNIADQVIFYGQQDHADLFIQSLVVKYPFINAIYVKIDSTVTNLPYWSYFTYRDGDSTAIQRGSGGISSCANEQVQFEKLIKQKGEGWSEPYLCERNNIVVAAYCSPIIIKTPSGQKKRVGEVICELSLNELNKEVNSLKIGKGGFAFLMSKDGVYISHPVKDWILNRSIYDINEKVLREDVKDTNDQVLSENKPGTLIAYPELFNYEKALVYYVPIEQNGWILASVLPYKELFEPLYLPVLQMLFFSVLGILVIYLTVTYIINRQIKPLSLVTKQLKRFSNLTGPYKDIPENEVIQVAESLNYMKSWYEKYLQTQSDEQKKKQRRQEDMDQASEIQQSFIKTIHPAFPGRTDIDLYSTYQPAKGVSGDLFDYFFIDEEHLVLTMGDVSGKGVPAAFFMSVAQTTIKTNALMPKANKIVEKVNKELCTSNHHQFFLTLFLGVLNVKTGILEYCNAAHTPGYVLTNGGKVKELAQSHGLPLGLYPDKSYGSAKIQLNKEDTLVLYTDGVTEMLNENNVQYSNRQLVENLKSLTGSSPKEMIERLEKSFKMYMGHAQQADDITMLIFNYKA; encoded by the coding sequence ATGTTAAATAAATCAATTGCATATCGGTTGAGTGTTTATATTTCCCTGGCTGTAATAGGGGTATTTATTGCTTTTATTGGTATATTTTTTCTTTTCAATCAAACACTTATAAAAGAAAGTGTAAAGAATAAGGCGATGTCGCAAAGTACCCATGTAACCAGCCAGGTGCAACGTTACATTGTTACAACGTCCGAGGTTGCCGGTAATATTGCCGATCAGGTTATTTTTTACGGTCAGCAAGATCATGCCGATTTGTTTATTCAAAGTCTGGTCGTCAAATATCCCTTCATTAATGCCATTTATGTAAAGATTGATTCAACAGTTACGAACTTACCATATTGGAGTTATTTTACCTACCGAGATGGTGATTCTACCGCAATACAACGGGGTAGTGGTGGTATTTCATCGTGCGCGAATGAGCAGGTGCAGTTTGAGAAATTGATTAAACAGAAAGGAGAAGGTTGGTCGGAACCCTATTTGTGCGAACGAAATAATATTGTTGTTGCAGCTTACTGCTCACCTATAATCATCAAAACTCCTTCCGGACAAAAAAAACGAGTCGGAGAAGTAATTTGCGAATTGTCGTTAAATGAATTGAATAAGGAGGTGAATAGTTTAAAAATAGGAAAAGGAGGTTTTGCTTTTCTGATGTCGAAGGACGGCGTTTATATTTCACATCCAGTTAAAGATTGGATACTTAACCGCAGCATTTACGATATTAATGAAAAAGTTTTACGCGAAGATGTAAAGGACACAAACGATCAGGTACTTTCAGAAAATAAACCGGGAACTTTAATCGCTTATCCTGAGTTATTTAATTATGAGAAAGCCCTGGTTTATTATGTACCTATCGAGCAGAATGGCTGGATTTTGGCCTCGGTTTTACCCTATAAAGAATTATTCGAACCCTTGTATTTACCTGTACTTCAGATGCTGTTTTTCTCCGTATTAGGAATTCTTGTCATCTATTTAACAGTAACATATATAATTAACCGGCAGATAAAACCACTAAGTTTGGTTACCAAACAATTAAAACGCTTTAGTAATTTAACCGGTCCTTATAAAGATATTCCCGAGAATGAAGTTATTCAGGTTGCCGAGAGTTTGAATTATATGAAATCGTGGTATGAGAAATATCTGCAAACACAATCGGACGAACAAAAGAAAAAGCAACGACGACAGGAAGATATGGATCAGGCTTCCGAAATTCAGCAAAGTTTTATTAAAACAATTCATCCTGCTTTCCCCGGTCGTACTGATATTGATCTCTATTCCACTTACCAACCGGCTAAAGGGGTAAGTGGCGACTTGTTCGATTATTTCTTTATTGATGAAGAGCACCTGGTTTTAACCATGGGTGATGTTTCAGGGAAAGGGGTTCCTGCAGCATTTTTTATGAGTGTTGCCCAAACAACAATTAAAACAAATGCGTTGATGCCTAAAGCAAATAAAATTGTTGAGAAAGTAAATAAAGAGTTGTGCACAAGCAACCACCATCAGTTCTTTCTAACATTGTTTTTGGGCGTTCTGAATGTAAAAACCGGCATTTTAGAATACTGTAATGCGGCTCATACTCCGGGATATGTATTGACGAATGGCGGGAAGGTTAAAGAATTAGCCCAGTCGCACGGGCTGCCATTGGGGCTTTATCCCGACAAATCTTATGGTTCAGCCAAAATTCAACTGAACAAGGAAGATACGCTTGTTTTATACACTGATGGGGTTACCGAAATGCTAAACGAAAACAATGTGCAGTACAGTAACCGTCAACTTGTTGAGAATCTGAAATCACTTACCGGAAGTAGCCCAAAGGAAATGATTGAACGTTTAGAAAAGAGTTTCAAAATGTATATGGGCCATGCACAACAAGCCGATGATATAACCATGCTAATCTTTAATTACAAGGCATAA